DNA sequence from the Mercenaria mercenaria strain notata unplaced genomic scaffold, MADL_Memer_1 contig_1728, whole genome shotgun sequence genome:
AAAGGAGTGGATAATTCATTACAGAGCTCTTTGAGGATTCTGTTGTTGATACCATCTGGGCCCGCTGCTTTACCAAGAGGTAAGGTTTTCAAGACGGTCATGACTTCATCAGGATATACTTGGATCGGAGGCATTGTGGACAGAGGAGATATATCACCTTTTAGTTCCGGTGCAATGTTCTCGGGCTCACTCAGAAGTGTCTGGTCTCTAAAATAGTCATTGAGAATGTCTGCTTTCATTTGGTCGTCCTCTGCAATATCATCGCCGTCTTGAAGAGGGGGAATGGAGGAAGAAGAAGAGGATGCTGGTTTGATGAAAGATTTCAAACACGCCCACCAGGACTTAGAGTTTTGTTGTATCGTTTTGAGGTTTGTTGCTAGCTGGTGTATATTTTTTTCCTTAGATTGTCTGATGGTAGTTATTATTTTGTTGCGAAGTGTTCTGAATTTCAACCAGTCATGTTCTGTGTTTGTGTGTTGAGCTTTCTTGTAATATCTACGCCTTTGTCtgatcatttttttcaagtttggagGGAACCAGGGTGGATCGCTGGGTCTGATGGTAACGTCTTTGTTTGGAATACAAGATTTAGAAATGCTAAGAATAGTGTCTGTGATGTTTTTGGTATATGtatttatgtttgtatgtttaagTTGGTGCCAGTTTATGTTTGCTGCTTTCTCTCGTAGTAATTGGTAATTGCCTTTGTCGAATAGCCATATATGTCGTTTGAAGGtgtgaattttagatttcttgaaATTGATGAGACCAAAAATTGGACAGTGAAAGCGCACTTGTTGGTCAAGGCATGGTACACCAACCCCAGAAGCGTGTATAAGTCTATGATTCGATGTAAGAATAATGTCAATTAGTGAGGACGAATTTTCAGTAAAGTGCGTTGGGTCTGATATGCATTGTGTGAGAGAGAGTCTTTGGCATAAACTGCTGATCTTTCTAGAGACATCTGGGTTTTGCATGTTGATGTTAAAGTCTCCAGTGACGATTATATCAGGTATGCCTGTGTCTACAGCAAGATGTATACAGTCTTCAATGAGAGAGTGTTCAGGAGCTGTGGTGTTTGGAG
Encoded proteins:
- the LOC128551811 gene encoding uncharacterized protein LOC128551811, yielding MSGDVHPNPGPVSTRSNSASSVSSSSTVETIDLSSHFSFMHYNVQSIKHKLETLYAEFKDFDILSFSETWLNASTLNNDLIFDGFHDPERKDRPANSHGGVLLYVKEQFRYKRRHDLEIQSVECIWIELITKTKRILFGTFYRPPNTTAPEHSLIEDCIHLAVDTGIPDIIVTGDFNINMQNPDVSRKISSLCQRLSLTQCISDPTHFTENSSSLIDIILTSNHRLIHASGVGVPCLDQQVRFHCPIFGLINFKKSKIHTFKRHIWLFDKGNYQLLREKAANINWHQLKHTNINTYTKNITDTILSISKSCIPNKDVTIRPSDPPWFPPNLKKMIRQRRRYYKKAQHTNTEHDWLKFRTLRNKIITTIRQSKEKNIHQLATNLKTIQQNSKSWWACLKSFIKPASSSSSSIPPLQDGDDIAEDDQMKADILNDYFRDQTLLSEPENIAPELKGDISPLSTMPPIQVYPDEVMTVLKTLPLGKAAGPDGINNRILKELCNELSTPLADLFNKSLTSSEYPDTWKEAFVTPIFKTGDRSVPEIIVL